The proteins below come from a single Agromyces flavus genomic window:
- a CDS encoding glycosyltransferase, with protein sequence MGAASEASNASELPDVLRADAVHADARRSTDLHIVQISPAITRGSGVEGVAFNLEREFLARGATVERFTAATAGRHRSGRPKSAIGMHLERAGNVVWFSTVGTMRARRFLAERPDAVSICHNDVLAGDVYVNHGLLQVAMRARGNYFWRMVRNPVHLFTAARDRARYRGTAHRAVVALTEHEAELLVSTYGRVRPPIRVIPNGVDTEVFRPATPQERATARARVELADDLMLALFVGHEFERKGLPLAIEALRDAHGVGLVVVGGTSPMIRQASELARRYGVADRVAFAGAHSDVVTFYHAADVFVLPSHYESSGLVFLEALACGLPVVATRVGFAPELVSDGENGYLVEGDPAVIGARLDELSRRDLVPWRALARSTAEHHGWPAIADRYLDLLEELRKPRRS encoded by the coding sequence GTGGGTGCAGCATCCGAGGCGTCAAACGCCTCCGAACTGCCCGACGTCCTGCGTGCCGACGCGGTTCACGCCGATGCCCGCCGTTCGACCGACCTCCATATCGTGCAGATCTCGCCGGCCATTACCCGTGGGAGCGGTGTCGAGGGCGTCGCGTTCAATCTCGAACGGGAATTCCTTGCGCGGGGGGCGACCGTGGAGCGCTTCACAGCTGCGACGGCGGGTCGCCATCGCAGTGGACGTCCGAAGTCCGCGATCGGCATGCACCTCGAGCGTGCCGGGAACGTAGTGTGGTTCAGCACCGTCGGCACGATGAGGGCGAGGCGGTTCCTCGCCGAGCGACCGGATGCGGTCAGCATTTGCCACAACGACGTGCTCGCCGGTGATGTCTACGTCAATCACGGCCTGCTGCAGGTGGCGATGCGAGCCCGTGGCAACTACTTCTGGCGGATGGTGCGCAATCCCGTGCACCTCTTCACGGCGGCTCGCGACCGCGCGCGGTATCGCGGGACGGCTCACCGCGCCGTCGTCGCCCTGACCGAGCACGAAGCCGAGCTGCTCGTGTCGACCTACGGTCGCGTGCGCCCGCCCATCCGCGTGATCCCGAACGGTGTCGATACGGAGGTGTTCAGGCCGGCCACACCGCAGGAGCGCGCCACCGCACGGGCACGGGTCGAGTTGGCCGACGATCTGATGCTCGCGCTATTCGTCGGCCACGAATTCGAGCGCAAGGGACTGCCGCTCGCCATTGAGGCACTTCGAGACGCCCACGGCGTAGGCCTCGTCGTGGTCGGTGGCACTTCGCCGATGATCCGCCAAGCGAGTGAGCTCGCTCGGCGATACGGTGTCGCTGACCGCGTCGCATTCGCGGGGGCACACAGCGATGTCGTGACCTTTTACCACGCCGCCGACGTATTCGTGCTGCCGAGCCACTACGAATCGAGCGGCCTCGTATTCCTCGAAGCGCTCGCGTGCGGCCTGCCCGTGGTCGCGACCCGGGTGGGATTCGCCCCCGAACTCGTCTCCGATGGCGAGAACGGCTACCTCGTGGAAGGCGACCCGGCGGTGATCGGTGCGCGTCTGGACGAGCTCTCGCGGCGTGACCTCGTCCCGTGGCGTGCTCTGGCCCGCTCCACCGCCGAACACCATGGGTGGCCCGCGATCGCGGATCGCTACCTCGACCTGCTCGAGGAGTTGCGGAAGCCGAGGCGGTCGTGA
- a CDS encoding glycosyltransferase family 4 protein, with the protein MLTIATVATSAPMGASVYEERVTERAAGALGDGWAVRRSVFRSMSSPLPGNRRLPFGAVTRASPAIRRQFGRLLYPGGTVTHRMNLELPPASHGDVITLHDVVAWRFPDESTPVAAAAEEARRADAVICVSEFSANEAVEFLGVRDPYVVHNGIDEAFFDAAPLGEADRAALGLPDRYVLHAGGASSRKNLPALAEAWPLVHRNRPELTLVLSGPPHPTRTALFEGLPGTRLLGRVADALVPGLVAGAAAVVVPSLYEGFGLPVLEAMAANVPVVAARTSSLPEIAGDAAVLVEPTGAGVAEGLLAVTGDASAVAALVAAGRARASGFTWDASARAHARVWRSLS; encoded by the coding sequence GTGCTCACGATCGCAACCGTCGCGACCTCGGCGCCGATGGGGGCGTCCGTCTATGAGGAGCGCGTCACCGAGCGTGCCGCGGGGGCGCTGGGCGACGGTTGGGCGGTCCGTCGTTCGGTGTTCCGTTCGATGTCGTCCCCGCTTCCAGGGAATCGCCGCCTCCCGTTCGGCGCCGTCACGCGGGCCTCTCCGGCGATCCGCCGGCAGTTCGGCCGGCTGCTCTATCCCGGAGGCACGGTCACCCACCGGATGAACCTTGAGCTGCCGCCCGCGTCTCACGGGGATGTCATCACGCTCCACGACGTGGTCGCGTGGCGGTTCCCCGACGAGTCGACGCCGGTCGCCGCCGCCGCAGAGGAGGCCCGTCGAGCGGATGCCGTGATCTGCGTGTCGGAGTTCAGCGCGAACGAGGCCGTCGAGTTCCTCGGAGTACGCGACCCATACGTCGTGCACAACGGCATCGACGAGGCGTTCTTCGACGCCGCGCCCCTGGGCGAGGCCGACCGGGCTGCGCTGGGGCTGCCCGACCGATACGTGCTGCATGCGGGAGGGGCGTCAAGTCGGAAGAACCTGCCCGCGCTCGCGGAGGCCTGGCCGCTCGTGCATCGGAACCGGCCCGAGCTCACGCTCGTGCTCAGCGGCCCTCCGCACCCGACGCGTACCGCGCTCTTCGAGGGTTTGCCCGGCACGCGACTGCTCGGCCGCGTCGCCGATGCGCTCGTCCCGGGTCTCGTCGCCGGCGCCGCCGCGGTCGTCGTGCCCTCCCTCTACGAGGGGTTCGGCCTGCCCGTCCTCGAGGCCATGGCCGCGAACGTGCCCGTCGTCGCGGCCCGAACGAGCAGCCTCCCCGAGATCGCCGGCGATGCCGCAGTGCTCGTCGAGCCCACCGGAGCCGGCGTGGCGGAGGGGCTCCTCGCCGTCACCGGCGATGCCTCCGCCGTCGCCGCGCTCGTGGCGGCGGGGCGAGCGCGGGCCTCGGGGTTCACCTGGGATGCCTCGGCGCGCGCACACGCGCGTGTCTGGCGCTCGCTCTCATGA
- a CDS encoding glycosyltransferase gives MRVLRVSHSAVVDEWRGRERALTELGVDVALICARTWHAGGAEVVLAPRPGEHVTGARTFGRHPALFVYDPRPIWRALAEPWDVLDVHEEPFALATAEVLLLRALRRRRGGRRPPVVLYTAQNLRKRYPIPFRWFERWALRTASGVSACNAEAARIVEAKGFAGRARVIPLGVDLSRFRPAAADGAGSPAPTEPDRALITVGVLGRLVPEKGLLVLLDALAREPRLRLRVGGTGPLAAELPTRAAAVGVQDRLELVGAIDPDAVPDFLRSLDVLAVPSLPTPSWTEQFGRVAIEAMACGVPVVSSDAGALPEVVVGAGIVVPAGDAPALAEALVEAAGPRSAELRAAGATRAQECSWSAVGRDYLDLYHAVRHEPSAGRSSTTDGGTAAIDDDTARPVEVVVVAYGSPELLRRALEPVRGLPVTVVDNSSLPEIAALCADLGVRYLDPGRNGGFAAGVNVALADRLVPDADVLLLNPDAAITPADIAVLERALRSSDDVASVGPVQVDDDGRPARVDWWLPSPAGTWLEALGLARLRRDPSYVIGSVLLLRAEALAQVGGFDERFFLYAEEADWAYRAHRLGWRHAAVPEARATHVGAGTGGDPRRREAHFHASQERYLRKHYGALGWQSARLAQWLGATARAILLHGERGTAARRRAAIYRLGPVRVEARFRAGTPSSAMSRTPIRRVALVTSSFAPHFGGVEEHVRQVAHELARRGDTEVEVWTVDRGEHLGVREVDGIVVRDLPTPLPARNLRSMLALLRDLPPAVAAWSRARRAFRPQLLHVHCFGPNGVYALMLGRLWRLPIAVTSHGETSADDRGAFARSALLRRSLRTALVRARFVTAPSEWVLKELRSSYGLTDGSVVPNGVTARVDLPETRPGRLPAIDDPRPFFAAVGRLGPLKGFDLLLDAFARAGLPADTRLLIGGDGPERDAIQRRIADLGLGDRTELLGRLDAGQVARVMERSIAVAVPSRIEPFGIVALEAWRAGAALIMTERGGGPEFVRDGIDGLLVDPLEPEALASALQRLHGDADLRARLARTGRARVSEFSWVAVAAEYRARYDRR, from the coding sequence GTGCGCGTACTCAGGGTCTCGCACAGTGCCGTCGTCGATGAATGGCGCGGTCGCGAGCGTGCGCTGACCGAGCTGGGCGTCGACGTCGCGCTGATCTGCGCGCGCACGTGGCACGCCGGCGGCGCCGAGGTCGTGCTCGCCCCTCGCCCCGGCGAGCACGTGACCGGCGCGCGCACCTTCGGTCGGCACCCCGCGTTGTTCGTGTACGACCCGCGGCCGATCTGGCGCGCACTCGCCGAGCCGTGGGATGTGCTCGACGTGCACGAGGAGCCGTTCGCGCTCGCGACCGCCGAGGTGCTGCTGCTGCGGGCGCTGCGGCGGCGGCGCGGAGGGCGCCGCCCGCCGGTCGTGCTCTACACCGCGCAGAACCTGCGCAAGCGCTACCCGATCCCGTTCCGCTGGTTCGAGCGGTGGGCATTGCGCACCGCGTCGGGAGTCTCGGCCTGCAACGCCGAGGCCGCGCGAATCGTCGAGGCGAAGGGCTTCGCGGGTCGAGCGCGGGTCATCCCGCTCGGCGTCGACCTCTCGCGGTTCCGGCCAGCGGCGGCGGATGGCGCGGGGTCGCCGGCACCCACCGAGCCCGATCGCGCCCTCATCACCGTCGGCGTGCTCGGCCGCCTCGTCCCCGAGAAGGGCCTGCTCGTCCTGCTCGACGCGCTCGCGCGCGAGCCGCGCCTGCGGCTGCGGGTCGGCGGGACCGGCCCGCTCGCCGCCGAGCTTCCGACACGCGCCGCGGCGGTCGGCGTGCAAGATCGCCTCGAGCTCGTCGGCGCCATCGACCCCGACGCGGTGCCGGACTTCCTCCGCTCCCTCGACGTGCTCGCCGTGCCATCGCTGCCGACCCCCTCGTGGACCGAGCAGTTCGGTCGCGTCGCGATCGAGGCGATGGCGTGCGGCGTCCCGGTCGTGTCGAGCGACGCAGGTGCGCTGCCCGAGGTCGTCGTGGGCGCCGGGATCGTCGTGCCGGCGGGTGATGCCCCTGCCTTGGCCGAGGCGCTCGTCGAGGCGGCGGGTCCGCGCTCCGCCGAGCTGCGCGCGGCGGGCGCCACCCGTGCCCAGGAATGCAGCTGGAGCGCGGTCGGCCGCGACTACCTCGATCTCTACCACGCCGTTCGGCACGAGCCATCCGCTGGGCGCTCATCGACGACGGATGGCGGGACCGCCGCCATCGACGACGACACGGCGCGCCCCGTCGAGGTCGTGGTCGTCGCCTACGGTTCCCCCGAGCTGCTGCGCCGGGCGCTCGAGCCCGTGCGCGGCCTGCCCGTCACGGTCGTCGACAACTCGTCGCTCCCCGAGATCGCGGCGCTCTGCGCCGACCTCGGCGTGCGCTACCTCGACCCCGGCCGCAACGGTGGCTTCGCCGCCGGTGTGAACGTCGCACTCGCCGACCGGCTGGTGCCCGATGCCGACGTGCTGCTGTTGAACCCCGACGCCGCGATCACCCCCGCCGACATCGCAGTGCTCGAGCGCGCCCTGCGCTCGAGCGACGACGTCGCGAGCGTCGGCCCTGTCCAGGTCGACGATGACGGCCGGCCCGCGCGCGTCGACTGGTGGCTGCCGTCTCCAGCGGGCACGTGGCTCGAGGCGCTCGGGCTCGCACGCCTGCGTCGCGACCCGTCCTACGTGATCGGCTCGGTGCTGCTGCTCCGCGCCGAGGCGCTGGCCCAGGTCGGCGGCTTCGACGAGCGATTCTTCCTGTACGCCGAGGAGGCGGACTGGGCCTATCGCGCGCACCGCCTCGGATGGCGCCACGCCGCCGTGCCGGAGGCGCGCGCGACGCACGTCGGCGCCGGCACGGGCGGCGATCCCCGCCGGCGCGAGGCGCATTTCCACGCGTCGCAGGAGCGCTACCTGCGCAAGCACTACGGCGCGCTGGGGTGGCAGTCCGCGCGGCTCGCGCAGTGGCTCGGAGCCACGGCACGCGCCATCCTGCTGCACGGCGAGCGCGGCACGGCCGCCCGCCGCCGCGCGGCCATCTACCGGCTGGGGCCGGTGCGCGTCGAGGCGCGGTTCCGCGCGGGGACTCCCTCGAGCGCGATGAGCCGGACGCCGATCCGGCGGGTGGCGTTGGTCACCTCCTCGTTCGCTCCTCATTTCGGTGGCGTCGAGGAGCACGTGCGACAGGTCGCGCACGAGCTCGCCCGCCGAGGCGACACCGAGGTCGAGGTATGGACGGTCGATCGTGGGGAGCACCTCGGCGTCCGGGAGGTCGACGGCATCGTGGTGCGTGATCTGCCGACGCCGCTGCCCGCTCGCAACCTTCGATCGATGCTCGCGCTGCTGCGCGATCTGCCGCCGGCGGTGGCGGCATGGTCTCGGGCTCGGCGCGCGTTCCGGCCTCAGTTGCTGCATGTGCACTGCTTCGGACCCAACGGCGTCTACGCCCTGATGCTCGGACGACTCTGGCGACTCCCCATCGCCGTGACCTCTCACGGCGAGACGTCGGCCGACGACCGCGGTGCGTTCGCCCGCTCCGCGCTGCTGCGGCGGTCGCTGCGCACCGCGCTGGTCCGCGCGCGATTCGTCACCGCACCATCCGAATGGGTGCTCAAAGAACTGCGCTCGTCGTACGGTCTGACCGACGGCAGCGTCGTGCCGAACGGGGTCACCGCGAGGGTCGACCTTCCCGAGACGAGGCCAGGCCGGCTCCCGGCCATCGACGATCCGCGCCCGTTCTTCGCCGCAGTTGGCCGCCTCGGCCCGCTCAAGGGATTCGACCTGCTGCTCGACGCGTTCGCTCGCGCCGGGCTGCCCGCGGACACTCGACTGCTGATCGGCGGCGACGGCCCCGAGCGCGATGCCATCCAGCGGCGCATCGCCGACCTCGGCCTCGGCGACCGAACCGAGTTGCTCGGCCGCCTGGACGCCGGGCAGGTTGCGCGCGTGATGGAACGGTCGATCGCGGTCGCCGTGCCGAGCCGAATCGAGCCGTTCGGCATCGTCGCCCTCGAGGCGTGGCGGGCCGGTGCGGCGCTGATCATGACCGAACGCGGCGGCGGTCCGGAATTCGTCCGCGATGGCATCGACGGCCTCCTCGTCGATCCACTCGAGCCCGAGGCCCTCGCAAGCGCGTTGCAGCGCCTGCACGGGGATGCCGACCTTCGTGCGCGGCTCGCGCGCACCGGCCGGGCGCGCGTGTCCGAGTTCAGCTGGGTCGCTGTAGCCGCAGAGTACCGCGCCCGCTACGACCGCCGATGA
- a CDS encoding arsenate reductase/protein-tyrosine-phosphatase family protein: MSPESFTVLVVCTGNLNRSALGGALLRTWAGWYLPASLADRVQVASAGLSAPVGSHMRTRSRSIAATLGADASGHRAVQITEPMIRAADLVLVAEASQRDKVLGFAPAALKHTFTIREAGAIAGELPEWAPPTSVDELRDRVAEFGAHRALATGAPSDIIDPQGKDDEAYRIMAREEVPALARLASALFGMPAREVVAYDEAVADAAAFPFGEVAPDPGADAARPRGRRQA; the protein is encoded by the coding sequence GTGAGCCCGGAGTCCTTCACCGTGCTGGTCGTCTGCACGGGCAACCTCAACCGCTCGGCGCTCGGCGGCGCACTGCTGCGAACGTGGGCCGGCTGGTACCTTCCGGCGTCGCTCGCCGACCGGGTGCAGGTCGCGAGTGCCGGGCTCTCCGCGCCCGTGGGCAGCCACATGCGCACGCGCAGTCGGTCGATCGCCGCGACGCTCGGCGCCGACGCATCCGGTCACCGCGCGGTGCAGATCACCGAGCCGATGATCCGCGCGGCCGACCTGGTGCTCGTGGCCGAGGCCTCGCAGCGCGACAAGGTGCTCGGCTTCGCCCCGGCTGCGCTGAAGCACACGTTCACCATCCGCGAAGCCGGGGCCATCGCGGGTGAGCTGCCCGAGTGGGCGCCGCCGACCTCGGTCGACGAGCTGCGGGACCGCGTCGCGGAGTTCGGCGCCCACCGCGCGCTCGCGACCGGCGCGCCATCCGACATCATCGACCCCCAGGGCAAGGACGACGAGGCGTACCGCATCATGGCGCGCGAAGAGGTGCCCGCGCTGGCCCGCCTGGCGTCGGCGCTGTTCGGCATGCCGGCGCGCGAGGTCGTCGCCTATGACGAAGCGGTGGCGGATGCCGCGGCCTTCCCGTTCGGCGAGGTCGCTCCCGATCCCGGGGCCGACGCGGCCCGGCCGCGGGGGCGGCGACAGGCGTGA
- a CDS encoding glycosyltransferase — translation MSTAPVAGDGGESDVAARPSARPVRVLHLDHTSAAGGAEYALLRMLQAGPRWAPYLLMAPPESHRERGIYDAIPARVPRRIGGVRQPAGASSGGRLTALAVGARVLVQSAAVRGSRAFRSADVVDANTARAAAYGAFAVRGTRRAFVVHLRDLVDPGALGRAGHALMTRVVLPRADGVVANSRATLESARPFLRTGVPAEVIPSASGLLVRGADAATSAPGAGGPIRTVGLLARIDPWKGQELLLEAFARVFRGRDTRLQLAGGAPFGHEAFVDRLRRRADELGVGGQLDLPGHVADIGALLQGWDVAVQASTRPEPLGQNVLQYLASGRAVVVAGEGGPAEWVEDGVNGLVVAPRDVDALADALARLDADPELRARLAAAAVETPGLLDDAAVTRAHEAFYARVLSSVAERRAARSRRSR, via the coding sequence GTGAGCACCGCACCCGTGGCCGGCGACGGCGGCGAATCGGATGTCGCGGCTCGGCCCTCCGCGCGGCCGGTGCGCGTCCTGCACCTCGATCACACGAGCGCCGCGGGCGGCGCCGAGTACGCGCTGCTCCGGATGCTGCAGGCCGGACCTCGGTGGGCGCCGTACCTGCTCATGGCGCCACCCGAGAGCCACCGCGAACGTGGAATCTACGACGCGATCCCCGCTCGCGTGCCCCGTCGCATCGGCGGGGTGCGTCAGCCGGCGGGTGCAAGTTCGGGCGGTCGACTGACCGCGCTTGCCGTGGGCGCCCGTGTGCTCGTCCAGTCGGCGGCGGTGCGCGGATCGCGGGCCTTCCGGAGTGCGGACGTCGTCGACGCCAATACGGCACGCGCGGCCGCGTACGGGGCGTTCGCGGTGCGCGGCACGCGCCGCGCCTTCGTGGTGCACCTGCGCGACCTCGTCGACCCGGGAGCGCTGGGTCGCGCGGGACACGCACTCATGACCAGGGTGGTGCTCCCGCGCGCCGACGGGGTCGTCGCGAATTCCCGAGCGACGCTCGAGTCGGCGCGGCCGTTCCTGCGGACGGGCGTCCCGGCCGAGGTGATCCCGAGCGCGTCGGGGCTCCTCGTGCGCGGGGCGGATGCCGCGACCTCCGCGCCGGGCGCCGGCGGCCCGATCCGCACGGTCGGCCTGCTCGCGCGCATCGACCCCTGGAAGGGGCAGGAGCTGCTGCTCGAGGCGTTCGCGCGGGTGTTCCGCGGCCGCGACACGCGCCTGCAGCTCGCGGGCGGTGCGCCGTTCGGGCACGAGGCGTTCGTCGACCGCCTGCGGCGTCGCGCCGACGAACTCGGGGTGGGCGGGCAGCTCGACCTGCCCGGCCACGTCGCCGACATCGGCGCGCTGCTGCAGGGCTGGGATGTCGCGGTGCAGGCGTCGACGCGCCCCGAGCCGCTCGGGCAGAACGTCCTTCAGTACCTCGCGAGCGGCCGCGCCGTGGTCGTGGCGGGCGAGGGCGGTCCCGCCGAATGGGTCGAGGACGGCGTCAATGGGCTCGTGGTCGCGCCGCGCGACGTCGACGCGCTCGCCGATGCGCTCGCGCGACTCGACGCCGATCCCGAGCTGCGCGCCCGCCTCGCCGCCGCGGCGGTGGAGACGCCCGGCCTGCTCGACGACGCCGCCGTGACCCGCGCGCACGAGGCGTTCTACGCGCGAGTGCTGAGCTCGGTCGCCGAGCGCCGCGCCGCTAGGTCGCGCCGCTCGCGCTGA
- a CDS encoding alpha/beta hydrolase: MSLTDAALGAQARAIRLAERSSPHVAAALALPLFMRVGPRLPIRDGDRAVHQSARRSLLRVRGRDVVAYEWGTGPDTILLVHGWRGRASQFAPIVRELRAAGFRLLAFDAPANGESAGRRTDVRDWLAAIELLQSREGRFHTVIGHSFGAMASAAAIRNGASAGALVAIAGMADARYLVDSFAARLGVGTATADALADRFARRILPHLEDPWPRFDSVAHPLPERMPLLVVHDRGDREVAVGEAVRLHAAHGDRSRLVLTEGAGHSRILGADAALDAVTAFVTGGTAGIDALGATSAAATRTP, from the coding sequence GTGTCCCTCACCGATGCCGCCCTCGGCGCCCAGGCCCGCGCCATCCGACTCGCCGAGCGGAGCTCGCCGCACGTCGCCGCCGCCCTCGCCCTCCCGCTCTTCATGCGCGTGGGGCCGCGGCTTCCCATCCGCGACGGCGATCGGGCGGTGCACCAGTCCGCGCGCCGGAGCCTGCTCCGCGTCCGCGGCCGCGACGTGGTCGCATACGAGTGGGGCACGGGACCCGACACGATCCTGCTCGTGCACGGATGGCGCGGCCGCGCGTCGCAGTTCGCGCCGATCGTGCGCGAGCTGCGCGCCGCGGGATTCCGGCTCCTGGCCTTCGACGCCCCGGCCAACGGCGAATCGGCCGGCCGCCGCACCGACGTGCGCGACTGGCTCGCCGCGATCGAGTTGCTGCAGTCGCGCGAGGGGCGCTTCCACACCGTGATCGGCCACTCGTTCGGTGCGATGGCGAGTGCGGCCGCGATCCGGAACGGCGCGTCCGCCGGCGCACTCGTCGCGATCGCCGGCATGGCCGACGCCCGCTACCTCGTCGACTCGTTCGCCGCCCGGCTCGGCGTGGGCACCGCGACGGCCGACGCCCTCGCCGACCGGTTCGCGCGACGCATCCTGCCGCACCTCGAGGACCCGTGGCCGCGCTTCGACAGCGTCGCGCACCCGCTTCCCGAGCGCATGCCGCTGCTCGTCGTGCACGATCGCGGAGACCGCGAGGTCGCGGTGGGCGAGGCCGTGCGCCTGCACGCGGCACACGGCGACCGCTCGCGGCTCGTGCTGACCGAAGGCGCCGGCCACTCGCGTATCCTCGGCGCGGACGCTGCGCTCGACGCGGTCACCGCGTTCGTGACGGGCGGCACGGCCGGCATCGACGCGCTCGGCGCGACCTCCGCAGCCGCGACCCGCACTCCCTGA
- a CDS encoding TetR/AcrR family transcriptional regulator has product MLAAAVDLASVEGLDQLSIGRIAHAASVSKSGVATLFGSKERLQLATVEAARERFVEAVLTPARELPRGLGRVLALVDRWIAYSRDRVFPGGCFFAEAAADFDAKPGEVREAIRRALDDWEGYLAASLAHARDLGDLPGLDDPAQLAFECSALLDLANRDSVMRGTNVSYRRARVGVAARLRAAGGDETAIAAFAAIPDA; this is encoded by the coding sequence GTGCTCGCGGCGGCAGTCGACCTCGCCTCAGTCGAGGGTCTCGACCAGCTCTCGATCGGCCGCATCGCCCACGCCGCATCGGTGAGCAAGAGCGGGGTCGCCACGCTGTTCGGCAGCAAGGAGCGTCTGCAGCTCGCGACCGTCGAGGCCGCGCGCGAGCGCTTCGTCGAGGCGGTGCTGACTCCCGCCCGCGAGTTGCCTCGGGGACTCGGCCGCGTGCTCGCGCTCGTCGACCGCTGGATCGCCTACTCGCGGGACCGCGTATTCCCGGGCGGGTGCTTCTTCGCCGAGGCCGCGGCCGACTTCGACGCCAAGCCCGGCGAAGTGCGCGAGGCGATCCGCCGCGCGCTCGACGACTGGGAGGGCTACCTCGCGGCATCCCTCGCGCACGCACGCGACCTCGGCGACCTGCCCGGGCTCGACGACCCCGCGCAGCTCGCGTTCGAGTGCAGCGCCCTGCTCGACCTCGCGAACCGTGACTCCGTCATGCGGGGCACGAACGTGTCCTATCGGCGCGCGCGGGTCGGCGTGGCTGCGCGCCTCCGCGCGGCAGGCGGCGACGAGACGGCGATCGCCGCCTTCGCCGCCATCCCCGACGCCTGA
- a CDS encoding FAD-dependent oxidoreductase — protein sequence MTLNLRVAIVGAGPAGIYAGNILRRQVDEAGGQVAIDLFESLPAPYGLIRYGVAPDHPRIKGIVNSLHEMLDEGTIRLIGNVEVGRDVTVDELRERYDAVIFATGALKDAPLDIPGIDLPGSYGAADLVAWYDGHPDVSRDWPLEAESIAVIGNGNVALDVARVLAKHPADLLSTDIPANVHAGLLASPVTDVHVFGRRGPSQVKFTPIELRELGEVPDVDIVVYDDDFARAEGDEHAAHLLATNNQVKVMTRTLNGWRKPADWQPTASRRLHLHFFHSPVEVLGSSAVEGVRFERTRPVGDGSVVGTGEFVEVPVQAVYRAVGYASSPIAGVPFDDRSRVIPNEGGRVTDGAGAPTAGVYATGWIKRGPVGLIGHTKGDALETITNLVEDAMSGRLAAPAVAAADGDEVLELLEARGIRFTTWNGWLALDAHERSLGEAFEGPVTRERVKVVPRDEQVEISRAGALVAG from the coding sequence ATGACCCTCAACCTCCGTGTCGCGATCGTCGGCGCCGGCCCCGCCGGCATCTACGCGGGCAACATCCTGCGCCGCCAGGTCGACGAGGCCGGCGGCCAGGTCGCGATCGACCTGTTCGAGTCGCTGCCCGCGCCGTACGGCCTGATCCGCTACGGCGTCGCGCCCGACCACCCCCGCATCAAGGGCATCGTCAACTCGCTGCACGAGATGCTCGACGAGGGCACCATCCGCCTCATCGGCAATGTCGAGGTCGGGCGGGATGTCACGGTCGACGAGCTGCGCGAGCGCTACGACGCCGTGATCTTCGCCACAGGCGCCCTGAAGGACGCGCCGCTCGACATCCCCGGCATCGACCTCCCGGGCTCGTACGGCGCCGCCGACCTCGTCGCCTGGTACGACGGCCACCCGGATGTCTCCCGCGACTGGCCGCTCGAGGCCGAGTCGATCGCCGTGATCGGCAACGGCAACGTGGCGCTCGACGTGGCGCGCGTGCTCGCGAAGCATCCCGCCGACCTGCTCTCGACCGACATCCCCGCGAACGTGCACGCGGGGCTGCTCGCGTCGCCCGTGACTGACGTGCACGTCTTCGGCCGTCGCGGCCCGTCGCAGGTGAAGTTCACCCCGATCGAGCTGCGCGAGCTCGGCGAGGTGCCCGACGTCGACATCGTGGTCTACGACGACGACTTCGCGCGCGCCGAGGGCGACGAGCACGCCGCCCACCTGCTCGCGACCAACAACCAGGTCAAGGTCATGACGCGCACCCTGAACGGATGGCGCAAGCCCGCCGACTGGCAGCCGACCGCGTCGCGCCGCCTGCACCTGCACTTCTTCCACTCGCCCGTCGAGGTGCTCGGCTCCTCTGCCGTGGAGGGCGTGCGCTTCGAGCGGACCCGTCCGGTCGGCGACGGCTCGGTCGTCGGCACCGGCGAGTTCGTCGAGGTGCCCGTGCAGGCCGTGTACCGCGCGGTGGGCTACGCGAGCTCGCCGATCGCGGGCGTGCCGTTCGACGACCGTTCCCGCGTGATCCCCAACGAGGGCGGCCGGGTGACGGACGGCGCGGGCGCGCCGACCGCGGGCGTGTACGCGACCGGCTGGATCAAGCGCGGCCCCGTGGGTCTCATCGGTCACACCAAGGGCGACGCGCTCGAGACGATCACGAACCTCGTGGAGGACGCGATGTCGGGCCGGCTCGCGGCGCCCGCGGTGGCGGCCGCCGACGGCGACGAGGTCCTCGAGCTGCTCGAGGCCCGCGGCATCCGCTTCACGACCTGGAACGGATGGCTCGCGCTCGACGCGCACGAGCGCTCGCTCGGCGAGGCGTTCGAGGGACCGGTCACTCGCGAGCGTGTGAAGGTCGTGCCGCGCGACGAGCAGGTCGAGATCTCGCGCGCGGGCGCGCTCGTCGCGGGCTGA